Within the Opitutaceae bacterium TAV5 genome, the region AATCCAGTCAGCGATACCATGAGTGAACAAAACCCGTCTCCGGCTCCCGCCGCCGCGCACAACGAAGCCTCCGTCCGGCCCGCAGAAACAACCGCGGCCGCAGCCGTCCCCGAGCACACCGCGCAGATTCTCGCCCATATCGAAAAGCACGTCGGCAAACCCGCCCGCGTGTTGCGCGCCGTCGCACCGGAGGACGGGGCCTCCGTCGACCTTCATGTGGTGGAGCCCACCGACGCGCGGCCTTTTTATACGTTCGTCACCGCGGGGATGAGCGATTTCGCCATGGTCCCGCCCAAACAGTATGCGGACTGGAGCCACGCGGAACTTTACCTGTGTCTGCCGCCGGACTGGAAAATCGATTTCGAAAACTGGCCGAAGGACGAAAACGCCTGGCCGCTCCGCGTCCTCGCCAACATCGCCCGCCTGCCGCACCGCCACGCAGCCTGGATCTGGTACGGGCAGACGCTGCCCAACGGAAACCCGCCGGAGCCGTTCGCGCCATCGGTGGGTTTCACCGCTGTGGTGCTGCAAACGCCGGCCCTGTTGCCGGAGGATTTTCTGGAGCTTCCGGTCGACGGGAAGACCGACGCCGACAAAAAGACCCTCCGTTTTTTCGCCCTGATCCCGATTTTTCCCGACGAGCTGAAGCTGAAAACGCAAAAAGGCATCGAGGCGCTGGAGGAAGCGCTCCAGGCGGGCGGCTGTTCCGAACTGCTCCGTGCCGACCGCGAAAGCGTGGCTCCGGCCCCGAAAAAAGGGCTCTGGGGCAGGCTGTTCGGATAAGGAGCCAAGGCAGGGCTGCCCGTCGCTCCCCCGCCGCCCACCGCCCGTCGCGCCGGCAGCGGCTCCGTTTTTCGTCTCCTCACACACGCGTGAGAGCTTGAGCCCCCGCCAACTTCGCCGCTTTCTTCTCCCGACCGCCCACTTCGCATCATGGCCAAAAAAAGTCCCGTTGTCCGCTCCACCGCCGAACTCGCCGACCACCTCGGCCTCTCGCGCTGGACCGTCTCCCACGGACTCAATGACCGCCCCTGGGTCAAGGAGGAGACGCGCCGCCGCATCCAGGACGCCGCCAGGGAACTCGGTTTCACTCCCAACCCTCTCGCGCGCGGCCTGCAAAACGGCCGCACCGGCATGATCGGCGTCTGCTTCAACGAACTCGAAAACCCCATCATCGTAAAAAAAATCTCGATCCTCCAGCGCCTCCTGCAGGAGCGTGGCTACCAGGGTCTCATCGAACTCACCCTCGGCAAACCCGACGTCGAGCAACGCGT harbors:
- a CDS encoding Suppressor of fused protein (SUFU), giving the protein MSEQNPSPAPAAAHNEASVRPAETTAAAAVPEHTAQILAHIEKHVGKPARVLRAVAPEDGASVDLHVVEPTDARPFYTFVTAGMSDFAMVPPKQYADWSHAELYLCLPPDWKIDFENWPKDENAWPLRVLANIARLPHRHAAWIWYGQTLPNGNPPEPFAPSVGFTAVVLQTPALLPEDFLELPVDGKTDADKKTLRFFALIPIFPDELKLKTQKGIEALEEALQAGGCSELLRADRESVAPAPKKGLWGRLFG